A single window of Streptomyces sp. NBC_00464 DNA harbors:
- a CDS encoding cysteine desulfurase, whose protein sequence is MTDARQGLSGLLDTEAIRKDFPILDRTVHDGKKIVYLDSAATSQKPRQVLDALNEYYERHNANVHRGVYTIAEEATALYEGARDKVAAFINAPSRNEVIFTKNASESLNLVANMLGWADEPYRVDHETEIVTTEMEHHSNIVPWQLLSQRTGAKLKWFGITDDGRLDLSNINEIITEKTKIVSFTLVSNIMGTINPVEQIVRRAQEVGALVCIDASQAAPHMVLDVQALQADFVAFTGHKMVGPTGIGVLWGRQELLEDLPPFLGGGEMIETVSMHSSTYAPAPHKFEAGTPPIAQAVGLGAAVDYLSAIGMENIHRHEQAITEYAVKRLLEVPDLRIIGPATAEDRGATISFTLGDIHPHDVGQVLDEEGIAVRVGHHCARPVCLRYGIPATTRASFYLYSTPAEVDALVDGLNHVRNFFG, encoded by the coding sequence GTGACTGATGCCCGACAGGGGCTCTCCGGCCTCCTCGACACCGAGGCGATCCGCAAGGACTTCCCGATCCTGGACCGCACGGTCCACGACGGCAAGAAGATCGTGTACCTGGACAGCGCGGCGACCTCGCAGAAGCCGCGCCAGGTGCTCGATGCCCTCAACGAGTACTACGAGCGGCACAACGCCAATGTGCACCGCGGCGTGTACACGATCGCGGAGGAGGCCACGGCGCTGTACGAGGGCGCCCGTGACAAGGTCGCCGCGTTCATCAACGCGCCCAGCCGCAACGAGGTGATCTTCACCAAGAACGCCTCGGAGTCGCTCAACCTCGTGGCCAACATGCTCGGCTGGGCCGACGAGCCCTATCGGGTCGACCACGAGACCGAGATCGTCACCACGGAGATGGAGCACCACTCCAACATCGTGCCGTGGCAGCTGCTCTCGCAGCGCACCGGCGCGAAGCTGAAGTGGTTCGGCATCACCGACGACGGCCGGCTCGACCTGTCCAACATCAACGAGATCATCACCGAGAAGACGAAGATCGTCTCCTTCACGCTGGTCTCGAACATCATGGGCACGATCAACCCGGTCGAGCAGATCGTCCGGCGCGCCCAGGAAGTCGGCGCACTGGTCTGCATCGACGCCTCGCAGGCGGCCCCGCACATGGTGCTCGACGTGCAGGCGCTGCAGGCCGACTTCGTGGCCTTCACCGGCCACAAGATGGTCGGTCCGACCGGCATCGGCGTGCTCTGGGGACGGCAGGAGCTCCTGGAGGACCTGCCGCCGTTCCTCGGTGGCGGCGAGATGATCGAGACCGTGTCGATGCACTCGTCGACGTACGCTCCGGCGCCGCACAAGTTCGAGGCCGGTACGCCTCCGATCGCGCAGGCCGTGGGCCTCGGCGCGGCCGTGGACTACCTCTCGGCGATCGGCATGGAGAACATCCACCGCCATGAGCAGGCCATCACCGAGTACGCGGTGAAGCGCCTGCTGGAGGTCCCGGATCTCAGGATCATCGGTCCGGCCACCGCGGAGGACCGCGGCGCCACGATCTCCTTCACGCTCGGCGACATCCACCCGCACGACGTGGGTCAGGTGCTCGACGAGGAGGGCATCGCGGTCCGGGTCGGACACCACTGCGCACGGCCGGTCTGCCTGCGGTACGGAATTCCTGCGACGACGCGAGCGTCGTTCTATCTGTACTCCACGCCCGCCGAGGTCGACGCCCTGGTGGACGGTCTGAACCACGTCCGGAACTTTTTCGGTTAG
- the sufU gene encoding Fe-S cluster assembly sulfur transfer protein SufU, which translates to MKLDSMYQEVILDHYKHPHGRGLRDGDAEVHHVNPTCGDEITLRVRYDGETIADVSYEGQGCSISQASASVLNELLVGKELGEAQKIQAAFLELMQSKGQLEPDDAMEEVLEDAVAFAGVSKYPARVKCALLSWMAWKDATAKALSEGKTA; encoded by the coding sequence GTGAAGCTTGATTCCATGTACCAGGAAGTGATCCTGGACCACTACAAGCACCCCCACGGGCGCGGCCTGCGGGACGGCGACGCAGAGGTGCACCACGTCAATCCGACGTGCGGTGACGAGATCACGTTGCGGGTGCGCTACGACGGCGAGACGATCGCCGATGTGAGTTACGAGGGCCAGGGCTGCTCCATCAGCCAGGCCAGTGCCTCCGTGCTGAACGAACTGCTGGTCGGCAAGGAACTGGGCGAGGCGCAGAAGATCCAGGCCGCGTTCCTGGAGCTGATGCAGTCCAAGGGACAGCTGGAGCCGGACGATGCGATGGAGGAGGTGCTGGAGGACGCGGTCGCGTTCGCCGGTGTCTCCAAGTACCCGGCCCGGGTCAAGTGCGCGCTGCTGAGCTGGATGGCGTGGAAGGACGCGACGGCGAAGGCGCTGTCCGAAGGGAAGACGGCATGA
- a CDS encoding metal-sulfur cluster assembly factor: protein MSDNETLTTKPASEEEVREALYDVVDPELGIDVVNLGLIYGIHIDDANIATLDMTLTSAACPLTDVIEDQAKSATDGIVNELRINWVWMPPWGPDKITDDGREQLRALGFNV, encoded by the coding sequence ATGAGCGACAACGAAACTCTCACCACGAAGCCGGCCTCCGAGGAGGAGGTCCGCGAGGCGCTGTACGACGTCGTCGACCCCGAGCTGGGCATCGACGTCGTCAACCTGGGCCTGATCTACGGCATCCACATCGACGACGCCAACATCGCGACCCTCGATATGACCCTGACGTCCGCGGCCTGCCCGCTGACCGATGTCATCGAGGACCAGGCGAAGTCCGCCACCGACGGCATCGTCAACGAGCTCCGGATCAACTGGGTCTGGATGCCGCCGTGGGGCCCGGACAAGATCACCGACGACGGCCGCGAGCAGCTGCGCGCGCTGGGCTTCAACGTCTGA
- a CDS encoding alpha/beta hydrolase, whose translation MDLATLKALKPSEFENAADAYRATDQMANAAKDTVDNRIAAGIRNQLAGATADAALRELAALSKNFQYIQTECGLVTTALNGFAFEMAVAKRKLEAAIEDAQADHCTVHADGSVGFPAGRKPGEEKDAAGGTVTGSTGGSPTSDALDRQAASIHPNPYYGAAIAYADRIADALQEATDADAKWAPKLRALRADDDLVVSNRDRVDVRSDRGGVLKAADPYLDSIKPPPKEATPEESAEWWKNLTPEQRADYLAVHPNAIGSMNGLPSDVRDDANRMVLAETTARYQLDLNAIPKEPAKYAPNTNGNYPAVVITPQWQQWHDKYADKKARIEGVLKGSQAIQDRFDRTGQRGLPEAYLLGFDPTGLGNGKVILANGNPDTADHVGVWVPGTKAGLESVRGDLGRAEGLWNASQRLAPGQNVSTIMWLDYNAPDNVVPQATRGEYAEEGGPRLHDFLEGNRVAQQADDGTRSHTTVVGHSYGSTVVGVSAQSGSWDDAKTTDDYVFAGSPGVQADHAADLGVRGDHVWAMGADSWDDQLVRQGGRAMGLGENGVIPTDESFGGKVMASDSGGHTGFYDEGSLSLLNQAAVIAGAYSKVKLE comes from the coding sequence ATGGATCTTGCGACGCTGAAAGCGCTCAAGCCGTCGGAGTTCGAGAATGCCGCGGACGCGTACCGGGCGACGGATCAGATGGCCAATGCGGCCAAGGACACCGTCGACAACCGGATCGCCGCGGGGATACGTAACCAGCTTGCAGGCGCGACTGCGGATGCCGCCCTTCGGGAGCTGGCCGCACTGTCGAAGAACTTCCAGTACATACAGACCGAGTGCGGGCTGGTGACCACCGCGCTGAACGGTTTCGCGTTCGAAATGGCTGTGGCCAAAAGGAAGCTGGAAGCGGCGATCGAGGACGCGCAGGCGGACCACTGCACCGTGCACGCAGACGGTTCGGTCGGCTTCCCGGCAGGCAGGAAGCCGGGCGAGGAGAAGGACGCTGCGGGCGGCACCGTGACCGGTAGCACCGGGGGCAGTCCGACGTCCGACGCCCTGGACCGCCAAGCGGCGAGCATCCACCCGAACCCCTACTACGGCGCGGCCATCGCCTATGCCGACCGGATAGCGGACGCCTTACAGGAAGCCACCGACGCGGACGCGAAGTGGGCACCGAAGCTCCGCGCTCTCCGAGCCGACGACGACCTCGTGGTCTCGAACCGGGACCGGGTGGACGTGAGGTCCGACCGGGGCGGGGTACTCAAGGCCGCCGACCCCTACCTGGACAGCATCAAACCCCCGCCGAAGGAAGCCACCCCCGAGGAGAGCGCGGAGTGGTGGAAGAACCTCACCCCGGAGCAGCGGGCCGACTATCTGGCCGTCCATCCGAACGCCATCGGGTCGATGAACGGGCTCCCGTCCGACGTTCGCGACGACGCGAACAGAATGGTTCTGGCCGAGACGACGGCGAGATACCAGCTGGATCTGAATGCCATTCCGAAGGAGCCGGCCAAGTACGCCCCCAATACCAACGGCAACTACCCCGCTGTCGTCATCACCCCGCAGTGGCAGCAGTGGCACGACAAATACGCGGACAAGAAGGCCAGGATCGAGGGCGTGCTGAAGGGATCGCAGGCCATCCAGGACCGCTTCGACCGTACGGGGCAGCGCGGGCTTCCCGAGGCGTACCTGCTCGGCTTCGATCCCACCGGCCTCGGGAACGGAAAGGTCATTCTCGCCAACGGGAATCCGGACACAGCTGATCACGTAGGCGTCTGGGTCCCCGGTACGAAAGCGGGACTGGAATCCGTCCGTGGGGACCTCGGTCGTGCCGAAGGACTCTGGAACGCAAGTCAGCGCCTTGCCCCCGGCCAGAACGTCTCCACCATCATGTGGCTCGACTACAACGCGCCGGACAACGTCGTTCCCCAGGCAACGCGCGGGGAGTACGCGGAAGAGGGGGGACCGCGGCTCCACGACTTCCTGGAGGGGAACAGGGTCGCGCAGCAGGCCGACGACGGCACTCGCTCACACACGACTGTCGTCGGGCACAGCTACGGAAGCACGGTCGTCGGCGTCTCGGCGCAGTCGGGAAGCTGGGACGACGCCAAGACCACCGACGACTACGTCTTCGCGGGCAGTCCCGGTGTCCAGGCCGATCATGCTGCGGACCTGGGCGTCAGAGGTGACCATGTATGGGCCATGGGCGCCGACTCCTGGGACGACCAGCTGGTCCGGCAGGGGGGCCGAGCGATGGGACTCGGTGAGAACGGGGTCATTCCCACCGACGAATCCTTCGGCGGGAAGGTCATGGCAAGCGACTCCGGCGGACACACCGGATTCTACGACGAGGGCTCTCTCAGCCTACTCAATCAGGCAGCCGTGATCGCTGGCGCATACAGCAAGGTGAAACTTGAATAG
- a CDS encoding DUF6333 family protein: MVTVAERADLDIVQVGVWGNGMSVSDPAFADDGNDMPPHPHSHEARSRAERTG; the protein is encoded by the coding sequence ATGGTCACGGTCGCCGAGAGGGCCGATCTGGACATCGTCCAGGTGGGGGTGTGGGGAAACGGCATGTCGGTCTCCGATCCGGCGTTCGCGGACGACGGCAACGACATGCCCCCCCACCCCCACTCCCACGAAGCCCGGTCCCGCGCCGAGCGGACCGGGTGA
- a CDS encoding serine/threonine-protein kinase, translated as MSLRAGDPAEIGGYPLEARLGSGGMGTVFLARTSSGRPVAIKLIHQQFAGDEEFRIRFRQEVAAARRVSGAFTAAVVDAAPEAEQPWMATTYIEGHTLAQHITAEGPLNGAELRRLAIGLAEALRDIHRVGVVHRDLKPSNVVLSPEGPRVIDFGISRATDQQTLTMTGRVIGTPPFMSPEQLQAPRGVGPRSDVFSLGTLLVYTATGRGPFDADSPYMTAYQVVHEEPSLDAVPGALRAVVEACLAKEPEGRPTADELLVLLRDLPTDLGGTASDGAGTSRTRDMSTQHHLVTPAGPATGTPGPGNTDTSIGRRLRRRWRPVLAAAVAVAAIGGGVAALEPGGLGGNSDAEGNSVAAPGAALPDGFVPWHTTVAGGRADIPDELRCVARGNALFCGGGGVVATRISALDGSRVWTAKSPGVPVQGMHLVGATDDTVLGYRFADQDAPQGPPSEVVALDAGNGRELWSVPSGAQSTAVTGRTQDAVVVGSSVVTVDASNSRFEARDAHSGEVTWTTPFPAGTQCAAVPVGAQLLAMCATNAEVDGSEVRHPTLSTVDRASGALGRPITVDGPAVPAGVDDDGRLVLLREHMEGPALAGYDAVTRVDPASRKVTHFPLAKTYAGTPGMADGTVYVSGQTGRITAIDPATGREKWSRQTSVEGASGPAAGAGAVYFSSATGRVVALSPQDGTSLWATDPQAEGLTGEEGASPRVTVVGRALIVAADRNTLFAFDTQKPPKSG; from the coding sequence GTGTCGCTGCGCGCAGGTGATCCAGCCGAGATCGGCGGTTATCCGCTGGAGGCTCGGCTCGGCTCGGGTGGCATGGGCACGGTCTTTCTGGCCCGTACGAGCTCGGGAAGACCTGTCGCGATCAAACTGATCCACCAACAGTTCGCGGGGGACGAGGAGTTCCGCATCCGCTTCCGGCAGGAGGTGGCAGCGGCAAGGCGGGTGAGCGGTGCGTTCACCGCCGCCGTGGTCGACGCCGCCCCCGAGGCCGAGCAGCCGTGGATGGCGACGACCTATATCGAGGGGCACACGCTCGCCCAGCACATCACCGCGGAAGGCCCGTTGAACGGGGCGGAGCTGCGAAGGCTCGCCATCGGGCTGGCGGAGGCGCTGCGCGACATCCACCGCGTGGGGGTCGTCCACCGCGATCTGAAGCCCTCGAACGTCGTGCTCTCCCCCGAGGGCCCGCGCGTCATCGACTTCGGCATCTCGCGTGCCACGGACCAGCAGACGCTGACCATGACGGGGCGGGTCATCGGGACGCCGCCCTTCATGTCGCCGGAACAACTCCAGGCGCCGCGTGGTGTGGGGCCACGGTCCGATGTCTTCTCGCTGGGGACGCTGCTGGTGTACACAGCGACGGGCCGCGGTCCTTTCGACGCGGACAGCCCGTATATGACGGCATATCAGGTGGTGCACGAGGAGCCGTCGCTCGATGCCGTTCCGGGGGCTCTGCGCGCGGTGGTCGAGGCGTGCCTGGCCAAGGAACCCGAGGGCCGCCCCACGGCGGACGAACTCCTCGTGCTGCTGCGGGACCTGCCCACCGACCTCGGCGGGACCGCCTCGGACGGGGCAGGCACGAGCCGCACCCGCGACATGAGCACCCAGCATCACCTCGTGACGCCTGCCGGCCCGGCCACCGGCACCCCGGGCCCGGGGAACACCGACACCTCCATCGGCCGCCGTCTGCGCCGCCGTTGGCGTCCCGTGCTCGCGGCCGCGGTCGCCGTGGCAGCGATCGGCGGCGGGGTGGCCGCGCTGGAGCCCGGCGGCCTCGGCGGGAACAGTGACGCCGAAGGCAACAGCGTCGCGGCGCCGGGTGCCGCCCTTCCGGACGGCTTCGTGCCGTGGCACACGACTGTGGCGGGTGGTCGCGCGGACATCCCCGACGAGCTGAGGTGCGTCGCGCGCGGCAATGCCCTGTTCTGCGGGGGCGGCGGTGTCGTCGCGACCCGGATCAGTGCGCTGGACGGCTCGCGGGTGTGGACGGCGAAGAGCCCCGGCGTCCCGGTCCAGGGCATGCACCTGGTGGGCGCCACCGACGACACGGTGCTCGGTTACCGCTTCGCCGACCAGGACGCCCCGCAGGGCCCTCCCAGCGAAGTGGTGGCGCTCGACGCGGGCAACGGCCGGGAGCTGTGGTCCGTACCGTCCGGCGCCCAGTCGACCGCCGTCACGGGCCGCACTCAGGACGCCGTCGTGGTCGGCTCCTCCGTCGTGACGGTCGACGCCTCCAACTCCCGCTTCGAGGCCCGGGACGCGCACAGCGGTGAGGTCACCTGGACGACGCCGTTCCCCGCGGGCACGCAGTGCGCCGCCGTCCCGGTGGGGGCGCAGCTCTTGGCGATGTGCGCGACGAATGCGGAGGTGGACGGCTCGGAGGTACGCCACCCCACCCTGTCCACGGTCGACCGCGCTTCGGGGGCACTGGGCAGGCCCATCACCGTCGACGGCCCTGCCGTACCGGCGGGCGTCGACGACGACGGCAGACTCGTACTCCTCCGGGAGCACATGGAGGGACCGGCGCTGGCCGGCTACGACGCGGTGACGCGGGTCGATCCCGCCTCGCGGAAGGTCACGCACTTCCCGCTGGCCAAGACGTACGCGGGGACGCCGGGTATGGCGGACGGCACCGTCTACGTGAGCGGGCAGACCGGTCGCATCACGGCGATCGACCCCGCGACCGGCCGGGAGAAGTGGTCGCGGCAGACGTCCGTGGAGGGCGCGTCCGGTCCTGCGGCGGGAGCCGGCGCGGTGTACTTCAGCTCGGCCACCGGCCGGGTCGTCGCGCTGTCGCCGCAGGACGGCACCTCCCTGTGGGCGACGGACCCGCAGGCGGAGGGGCTGACGGGCGAGGAGGGCGCGAGCCCGCGTGTGACCGTCGTGGGGCGTGCGTTGATCGTGGCCGCGGACAGGAACACGCTCTTCGCCTTCGACACGCAGAAGCCGCCGAAGTCGGGCTGA
- a CDS encoding DMT family transporter, with amino-acid sequence MGYGLLAAAIAAEVAGTTAMKYSEGFTRLWPSLVTVAGYLLAFSLLAQTLKTMSMGTAYAIWAGIGTAAVAVIGMLFMGESGSPVKAAGIALVIAGVVVLNLGGAH; translated from the coding sequence ATGGGATATGGACTGCTGGCAGCGGCCATCGCGGCGGAGGTGGCCGGGACGACCGCCATGAAGTACAGCGAGGGATTCACCCGGCTGTGGCCCTCACTCGTCACCGTCGCCGGATACCTGCTCGCCTTCTCGCTGCTCGCCCAGACCCTCAAGACGATGTCGATGGGGACGGCGTACGCGATCTGGGCCGGGATCGGAACCGCCGCCGTCGCCGTCATCGGCATGCTGTTCATGGGGGAGTCCGGCAGCCCGGTCAAGGCGGCGGGTATCGCCCTGGTCATCGCCGGTGTGGTGGTCCTCAATCTGGGCGGAGCGCACTGA
- a CDS encoding TetR/AcrR family transcriptional regulator: MARRYDPERRERIIDAAIRVVGAQGIAGLSHRSVAAEADVPLGSTTYHFASLDELLIAALRRSNENFATLMRESRSLADPNTDLATELARLIGEFFGSGRGRAELEYELYLAALRRPALRPVAAEWTDDTAALLAPRTGPATARALVALMDGICLQVLLTGGVYDEAYAREMLARISS, from the coding sequence ATGGCGCGACGGTACGACCCCGAGCGGCGCGAGCGGATCATCGACGCGGCGATCCGGGTGGTCGGCGCGCAGGGGATCGCCGGACTCAGCCACCGCTCCGTCGCCGCCGAGGCCGATGTGCCGCTCGGCTCGACGACGTACCACTTCGCCTCGCTCGACGAACTGCTGATCGCCGCACTGCGCCGGTCGAACGAGAACTTCGCCACGCTCATGCGCGAGAGCCGGTCCCTCGCCGATCCGAACACCGATCTCGCGACCGAACTGGCCCGGCTGATCGGGGAGTTCTTCGGCTCCGGCCGCGGCCGGGCGGAGCTGGAGTACGAGCTCTACCTCGCCGCCCTGCGCCGGCCCGCGCTGCGCCCGGTCGCCGCCGAGTGGACCGACGACACCGCCGCACTCCTGGCGCCGCGCACCGGCCCGGCCACGGCACGGGCGCTGGTCGCGCTGATGGACGGGATCTGTCTGCAGGTCCTCCTCACCGGCGGGGTCTATGACGAGGCGTACGCACGGGAGATGCTGGCCCGGATCAGCAGCTGA
- a CDS encoding RNA polymerase sigma factor has translation MTGPPRDDDAAVVTESLERPETFALLYDRYAADIHRYAARRLGEGAADDITADTFLVAFRSRARFDTGRESARPWLYGIAANLIGRHRRTEVRALRALARTGTDPVAESWTERADHRVSAQAAHSQLAGALAALSAGDRNVLLLIAWADLSYQEVADALSVPVGTVRSRLNRARRKVRRAMGSDPTVVTETLEVAHGHG, from the coding sequence GTGACCGGACCACCGAGAGACGACGACGCGGCCGTGGTCACCGAGTCGCTGGAACGGCCCGAGACCTTCGCGCTGCTCTACGACCGGTACGCCGCGGACATCCACCGCTACGCCGCCCGCCGGCTCGGCGAGGGAGCCGCCGACGACATCACCGCCGACACCTTTCTCGTCGCCTTCCGCTCCCGCGCCCGCTTCGACACCGGCCGGGAGAGCGCACGGCCCTGGCTGTACGGCATCGCGGCCAACCTCATCGGCAGACACCGCCGCACCGAGGTCAGGGCGCTGCGCGCGCTGGCCCGCACCGGAACCGACCCGGTGGCCGAGTCCTGGACCGAACGCGCCGACCACCGGGTCAGCGCCCAGGCGGCCCACAGCCAACTCGCCGGCGCGCTCGCCGCGCTGTCCGCCGGTGACCGGAACGTACTGCTGCTGATCGCCTGGGCCGATCTCAGCTACCAGGAGGTGGCCGACGCGCTCTCCGTGCCCGTCGGCACGGTCCGCTCCCGGCTCAACCGGGCCCGTCGCAAAGTGCGCCGGGCCATGGGCTCCGATCCCACAGTCGTTACCGAAACCCTGGAGGTGGCTCATGGACACGGATGA
- a CDS encoding CU044_5270 family protein, whose translation MDTDEISLVRELRAEAPVPDRAALAEGRQRLTEAAGRSRRLRADWRLAAVATAAAVVMGALIGTQFIGGEEGAQQGAAPSTVFQLGSAAQVLRDAAGEVADDPVPAPRAGQWVYTKDLEIRAQEDGPGEEAGGPRETEHWYRYADPEFENWRSGDDHSARERFQLLAALPSDPAQVKERARAFYPGDGESVARHDFGALSMLAMSYPADPKGLAEVYRAMATVPGLKAVQTQDALNRPVIGIRYPGERDLFLLDAQTMRFAGWGSLDSPTADGVSAVLKTALVDGEGKRS comes from the coding sequence ATGGACACGGATGAGATCTCGCTGGTACGTGAACTGCGCGCCGAGGCCCCCGTCCCCGACCGGGCGGCCCTGGCGGAGGGACGGCAGCGGCTGACCGAGGCCGCGGGGCGCAGCCGCCGGCTGCGTGCCGACTGGCGGCTGGCCGCGGTGGCGACCGCGGCGGCGGTCGTCATGGGAGCCCTCATCGGCACCCAGTTCATCGGCGGTGAAGAGGGTGCGCAGCAGGGGGCGGCGCCCTCCACCGTGTTCCAGCTGGGCAGCGCCGCGCAGGTGCTGCGGGACGCGGCCGGTGAGGTCGCGGACGATCCGGTACCGGCGCCGAGGGCGGGGCAGTGGGTCTACACCAAGGACCTGGAGATCCGGGCGCAGGAGGACGGCCCCGGGGAGGAGGCCGGCGGCCCCCGCGAGACCGAGCACTGGTACCGGTACGCGGACCCGGAGTTCGAGAACTGGCGCTCGGGCGACGACCACTCGGCCCGTGAGCGGTTCCAGCTGCTGGCGGCGCTGCCGTCCGACCCGGCCCAGGTGAAGGAGCGGGCCCGCGCCTTCTACCCGGGCGACGGCGAGTCCGTCGCCCGGCACGACTTCGGGGCGCTGTCGATGCTGGCGATGTCCTACCCCGCCGACCCGAAGGGGCTTGCCGAGGTCTACCGGGCGATGGCCACCGTGCCCGGCCTCAAGGCGGTGCAGACCCAGGACGCGCTGAACCGGCCGGTCATCGGAATCCGCTACCCGGGGGAGCGTGACCTGTTCCTGCTGGACGCGCAGACCATGAGGTTCGCCGGCTGGGGCTCGCTCGACTCGCCGACCGCGGACGGTGTCAGCGCGGTGCTGAAGACCGCCCTGGTCGATGGGGAGGGGAAGCGCTCCTGA
- the dapD gene encoding 2,3,4,5-tetrahydropyridine-2,6-dicarboxylate N-succinyltransferase, producing MTDTTSTRTTGAVAAGLATIAGDGSVLDTWFPAPELTAEPGPAGTERLTPDRAVNLLGEGAAKAIGVDARRGVEVVAVRTVIASLDDKPLDAHDAYLRLHLLSHRLVRPHGQNLDGLFGLLTNVAWTSLGPVAVDDLERVRLNARAEGLHLQVTSVDKFPRMTDYVAPKGVRIADADRVRLGAHLAAGTTVMHEGFVNFNAGTLGTSMVEGRISAGVVVGDGSDIGGGASTMGTLSGGGKERIVIGERCLVGAEAGVGIALGDECVVEAGLYVTAGTRVTLPDGQVVKARELSGASNILFRRNSVSGAVEARPNNAVWGGLNDVLHSND from the coding sequence ATGACCGACACGACTTCCACCCGTACCACCGGCGCCGTCGCCGCCGGCCTCGCCACCATCGCCGGCGACGGTTCCGTTCTCGACACCTGGTTCCCCGCACCCGAGCTCACCGCCGAGCCGGGACCGGCCGGAACCGAGCGGCTCACCCCCGACCGTGCCGTCAACCTGCTCGGCGAGGGCGCCGCCAAGGCCATCGGTGTGGACGCCCGCCGCGGGGTCGAGGTCGTCGCCGTCCGCACGGTCATCGCCTCGCTCGACGACAAGCCGCTCGACGCGCACGACGCGTACCTGCGCCTGCACCTGCTCTCGCACCGCCTCGTGCGGCCGCACGGACAGAACCTGGACGGCCTCTTCGGCCTGCTCACCAACGTGGCCTGGACCTCGCTGGGTCCGGTCGCCGTGGACGACCTGGAGCGGGTGCGGCTGAACGCCCGCGCCGAGGGCCTGCACCTCCAGGTCACCTCGGTCGACAAGTTCCCGCGCATGACGGACTACGTCGCGCCGAAGGGTGTCCGCATCGCCGACGCCGACCGGGTGCGGCTCGGCGCGCACCTCGCGGCCGGCACCACCGTCATGCACGAGGGCTTCGTCAACTTCAACGCCGGCACCCTCGGCACCTCCATGGTCGAGGGCCGGATCTCCGCCGGTGTCGTCGTCGGGGACGGCTCCGACATCGGCGGCGGCGCCTCCACCATGGGCACGCTCTCCGGCGGCGGCAAGGAGCGCATCGTGATCGGCGAGCGCTGCCTGGTCGGTGCGGAGGCCGGTGTCGGGATCGCGCTGGGCGACGAGTGCGTCGTCGAGGCCGGTCTGTACGTCACCGCCGGTACCCGCGTCACCCTGCCGGACGGCCAGGTCGTCAAGGCCCGTGAGCTCTCCGGCGCCTCGAACATCCTCTTCCGCCGCAACTCGGTGAGCGGCGCCGTCGAGGCCCGCCCGAACAACGCGGTCTGGGGCGGCCTCAACGACGTCCTGCACAGCAACGACTAA
- the dapA gene encoding 4-hydroxy-tetrahydrodipicolinate synthase gives MTPPAPSRPRPFGRALCAMVTPFTADGGLDPDAAAAHAATLVAGGCDGLVLSGTTGESPTTSDAEKAALVRAVRQAVGPDVSLVAGVGTADTRHTVELGRQAEQAGADGLLVVTPYYSRPPQAAVEAHFRRVADSAGLPVMLYDIPGRTGTRIEPETMLRLAEHPRIVAVKDCSYDLLGATKVIAATALAYYSGSEELNLPLYAVGGAGYVSTVANVAPRPLRAVLDAFDAGDTAGAARLNGILAPLTELMMASGLPGTVTVKALLDAGPVREPLQPAGREASDGLRRAYEELLAAAA, from the coding sequence ATGACGCCGCCCGCACCCTCCCGCCCCCGCCCCTTCGGCCGCGCCCTCTGCGCCATGGTCACGCCGTTCACCGCCGACGGCGGCCTCGATCCGGACGCCGCCGCCGCGCACGCCGCGACGCTGGTCGCCGGCGGCTGCGACGGTCTGGTGCTCAGCGGCACCACCGGTGAGTCGCCGACCACCTCCGACGCGGAGAAGGCGGCCCTGGTACGCGCGGTGCGGCAGGCGGTCGGCCCGGACGTGTCGCTGGTCGCGGGCGTCGGGACGGCCGACACCCGGCATACCGTGGAGCTGGGCAGACAGGCGGAACAGGCGGGCGCCGACGGCCTGCTGGTCGTCACCCCGTACTACAGCAGGCCCCCGCAGGCCGCCGTCGAGGCGCACTTCCGGCGGGTCGCCGATTCGGCCGGGCTCCCGGTCATGCTGTACGACATCCCCGGCCGCACCGGCACCCGCATCGAGCCGGAGACGATGCTGCGGCTGGCGGAGCACCCGCGCATCGTGGCGGTGAAGGACTGTTCGTACGACCTGCTGGGGGCGACGAAGGTGATCGCCGCCACCGCGCTCGCGTACTACTCCGGCTCCGAGGAGCTGAATCTGCCGCTGTACGCGGTGGGCGGCGCGGGATACGTCAGCACGGTCGCCAATGTGGCGCCCCGTCCGCTGCGCGCCGTGCTGGACGCCTTCGACGCCGGGGACACGGCCGGGGCGGCCCGGCTGAACGGGATCCTGGCCCCGCTCACGGAGCTGATGATGGCGTCCGGGCTGCCGGGCACGGTGACCGTGAAGGCCCTGCTGGACGCGGGCCCGGTCCGCGAACCGTTGCAGCCCGCCGGGCGCGAGGCGTCCGACGGGCTGCGGAGGGCGTACGAGGAACTCCTCGCCGCTGCTGCTTAG